One genomic region from Bombus terrestris chromosome 15, iyBomTerr1.2, whole genome shotgun sequence encodes:
- the LOC100643628 gene encoding F-box/LRR-repeat protein 7 isoform X2, translating into MDGSCPLLLPSFGEKDSSERETPYSSQKVGLYRPTSDAIDLGYHTLDNNVCRSTSSSAVISVPIRQQILLQQKCIYVVDLCQLDDTLLLKIFSWLGTRDLCSVAQTCRRLWEIAWHPSLWKEVEIRYPQNATAALNALTRRGCHTYIRRLMLEDTNVTAILDNCIHLKELDLTGCVSVTRACSRITTLQLQSLDLSDCHGMEDSGLVLTLSRMPHLVCLYLRRCVRITDASLIAIASYCCNLRQLSVSDCVKITDYGVRELAARLGPSLRYFSVGKCDRVSDAGLLVVARHCYKLRYLNARGCEALSDSATLALARGCPRLRALDIGKCDIGDATLEALSTGCPNLKKLSLCGCERVTDAGLEALAYYVRGLRQLNIGECPRVTWVGYRAVKRYCRRCIIEHTNPGFSS; encoded by the exons ATGGATGGATCATGTCCACTTCTCCTTCCATCCTTTGGGGAAAAGGACAGCTCTGAAAGAGAAACTCCATATTCATCCCAAAAGGTTGGTCTATACAGACCAACATCAGATGCAATTGACCTAGGATATCATACATTAGATAACAATGTTTGCCGTTCTACGTCTTCATCAGCAGTTATATCAGTTCCAATTAgacaacaaattttattacaacaGAAGTGCATTTATGTTGTGGATTTGTGTCAACTGGATGATACTTTATTATTGAAGATATTTAGTTGGCTTGGTACGAGAGATCTATGCTCTGTTGCTCAAACTTGCAGGCGTCTTTGGGAAATAGCATGGCATCCATCTCTTTGGAAAGAAGTAGAAATACGTTATCCTCAAAATGCAACAGCTGCTTTGAATGCCTTAACCAGACGAGGATGCCACACTTATATCCGTCGTCTGATGCTCGAAG ACACAAATGTGACAGCTATCTTAGATAATTGCATACATCTAAAGGAATTGGACTTAACAGGATGTGTCAGCGTTACAAGAGCGTGTAGTCGAATAACAACGTTACAGTTACAATCATTAGATCTCAGTGATTGTCATGGTATGGAAGATTCTGGCTTGGTATTGACACTATCTCGCATGCCACATCTTGTTTGTTTATATTTACGACGATGTGTGCGTATAACTGATGCCAGTCTTATAGCAATTGCTTCCTATTGTTGCAATTTGCGTCAATTATCTGTCTCTGATTGCGTAAAAATCACAGATTATGGAGTACGCGAATTGGCAGCACGTCTCGGTCCATCTTTACGTTACTTTTCAGTGGGAAAATGTGATCGCGTGTCAGACGCTGGTCTGTTGGTTGTTGCTAGACACTGTTACAAATTGAGGTATTTAAATGCCCGTGGCTGTGAAGCACTTAGTGATAGTGCTACGTTAGCTTTGGCACGTGGATGTCCGCGTTTAAGAGCGCTTGATATAGGGAAATGTGATATTGGTGATGCAACTCTTGAAGCCCTTTCTACTGGATgtccaaatttgaaaaaattatccTTATGTGGTTGTGAGCGTGTCACAGATGCTGGATTAGAAGCATTAGCGTATTACGTACGAGGATTGAGGCAGCTCAATATTGGCGAATGCCCGAGGGTTACATGGGTTGGATACCGAGCAGTAAAACGTTATTGCCGTAGATGCATCATAGAACACACAAATCCTGGTTTTTCAAGCTGA
- the LOC100643628 gene encoding F-box/LRR-repeat protein 7 isoform X1, whose translation MDGSCPLLLPSFGEKDSSERETPYSSQKVGLYRPTSDAIDLGYHTLDNNVCRSTSSSAVISVPIRQQILLQQKCIYVVDLCQLDDTLLLKIFSWLGTRDLCSVAQTCRRLWEIAWHPSLWKEVEIRYPQNATAALNALTRRGCHTYIRRLMLEGAVGLAGIFAQLSFLSLTSLVLRHSRRVTDTNVTAILDNCIHLKELDLTGCVSVTRACSRITTLQLQSLDLSDCHGMEDSGLVLTLSRMPHLVCLYLRRCVRITDASLIAIASYCCNLRQLSVSDCVKITDYGVRELAARLGPSLRYFSVGKCDRVSDAGLLVVARHCYKLRYLNARGCEALSDSATLALARGCPRLRALDIGKCDIGDATLEALSTGCPNLKKLSLCGCERVTDAGLEALAYYVRGLRQLNIGECPRVTWVGYRAVKRYCRRCIIEHTNPGFSS comes from the coding sequence ATGGATGGATCATGTCCACTTCTCCTTCCATCCTTTGGGGAAAAGGACAGCTCTGAAAGAGAAACTCCATATTCATCCCAAAAGGTTGGTCTATACAGACCAACATCAGATGCAATTGACCTAGGATATCATACATTAGATAACAATGTTTGCCGTTCTACGTCTTCATCAGCAGTTATATCAGTTCCAATTAgacaacaaattttattacaacaGAAGTGCATTTATGTTGTGGATTTGTGTCAACTGGATGATACTTTATTATTGAAGATATTTAGTTGGCTTGGTACGAGAGATCTATGCTCTGTTGCTCAAACTTGCAGGCGTCTTTGGGAAATAGCATGGCATCCATCTCTTTGGAAAGAAGTAGAAATACGTTATCCTCAAAATGCAACAGCTGCTTTGAATGCCTTAACCAGACGAGGATGCCACACTTATATCCGTCGTCTGATGCTCGAAGGTGCTGTTGGCTTAGCTGGGATTTTTGCCCAATTATCATTTTTAAGTTTAACTTCATTAGTTTTACGACATTCCCGACGTGTTACAGACACAAATGTGACAGCTATCTTAGATAATTGCATACATCTAAAGGAATTGGACTTAACAGGATGTGTCAGCGTTACAAGAGCGTGTAGTCGAATAACAACGTTACAGTTACAATCATTAGATCTCAGTGATTGTCATGGTATGGAAGATTCTGGCTTGGTATTGACACTATCTCGCATGCCACATCTTGTTTGTTTATATTTACGACGATGTGTGCGTATAACTGATGCCAGTCTTATAGCAATTGCTTCCTATTGTTGCAATTTGCGTCAATTATCTGTCTCTGATTGCGTAAAAATCACAGATTATGGAGTACGCGAATTGGCAGCACGTCTCGGTCCATCTTTACGTTACTTTTCAGTGGGAAAATGTGATCGCGTGTCAGACGCTGGTCTGTTGGTTGTTGCTAGACACTGTTACAAATTGAGGTATTTAAATGCCCGTGGCTGTGAAGCACTTAGTGATAGTGCTACGTTAGCTTTGGCACGTGGATGTCCGCGTTTAAGAGCGCTTGATATAGGGAAATGTGATATTGGTGATGCAACTCTTGAAGCCCTTTCTACTGGATgtccaaatttgaaaaaattatccTTATGTGGTTGTGAGCGTGTCACAGATGCTGGATTAGAAGCATTAGCGTATTACGTACGAGGATTGAGGCAGCTCAATATTGGCGAATGCCCGAGGGTTACATGGGTTGGATACCGAGCAGTAAAACGTTATTGCCGTAGATGCATCATAGAACACACAAATCCTGGTTTTTCAAGCTGA
- the LOC100643504 gene encoding rhomboid-related protein 4 — protein MRPIQRRQQGLQYGIYLLCMQALNYGIDKIPPATLITIIAQVLLYVGLIKVPWNAEEVCISAIKVFKYRDWNSFLISNFEHGSDMHLYYNMVSLILKGSYLEPMYGTINFVILLAILSFGCSTMYAGLGYALMQLTGDYGYYTQCAIGFSAILFALKVIVVCEEYDRIQDVGGFRVSSKIAVWVELILIHLLVPQSSFIGHLGGILVGCLYCYTFIGEIVDNMIYGITGTPIIHEEQFYRRRSSLFR, from the exons ATGAGACCTATTCAAAGAAGACAACAGGGTTTACAATACGGCATTTATTTGCTATGTATGCAAGCTCTAAACTATGGTATTGATAAAATTCCACCAGCTactttaattacaattattgcacag GTTTTACTATATGTTGGTTTGATAAAAGTTCCATGGAATGCAGAGGAAGTATGCATATCAgcgataaaagtatttaaataccGTGATTGGAATTCTTTcttaatatcaaattttgaaCATGGTTCAGATATgcacttatattataatatggtATCTTTGATCTTGAAAGGTTCATATTTAGAACCTATGTATGgaacaataaattttgttattctatTAGCTATTCTTTCGTTTGGATGCAGTACTATGTATGCAGGATTAGGCTATGCTTTAATGCAGTTAACAGGAGATTATGGATATTATACACAATGTGCTATTGGTTTCTCTgctattttatttgcattaaaAGTAATTGTAGTGTGTGAAGAGTATGATAGAATTCAGGATGTTGGAGGATTTAGAGTTTCCAGTAAAATTGCTGTTTGGGTTGAACTAATTTTAATTCATCTGTTAGTTCCACAATCTTCATTTATAGGACATCTTGGGGGTATTTTAGTTGGTTGTTTATATTGTTATACTTTTATTGGTGAAATAGTTGATAACATGATATATGGCATAACTGGTACTCCTATTATACATGAAGAACAATTTTATAGAAGGCGTAGCTCATTATTTAGGTAA